GGATGGTCAGTGCAGCCCTCGGGGCAATGGGGATGGTCAGTGCAGCCCTCGGGGCAATGGGGATGGTCAGTGCAGCCCTCGGGGCGGATGAGGATGGTCAGTGCAGCCCTCGCGGGGCGGTGAGGATGGTCAGTGCAGCCCTCGGGGCAATGGGGATGGTCAGTGCAGCCCTCGGGGTTTTGCTGGACAGACAAGGTCACACTCGAGGTGGGGCTGGAGGCGCTCCCGGTGCCCCGGGGCTCGGGGGCAGTGCCACCCCCGCCGAAATCAAAGCAGGAGCCACAATGTataggaaaaatgttttgtgtacAAACAAAATTCGCCACAGGCTGTGTTGGGAACATTGGAAGATTGACCGGTTGTAGAAACTCCTGGTAAAAAATGTGGTTTCTCACTTTGAATCTGTTCCATGGGGCTAGTTTCAATATGATGCTTCAGCTTGAAATTCTAGAATAAAATGCTGAGAATCTAGGAGGGAAAGTGGAGTTTCTATCCGTTTATTTGGCTCAGGTGCTAATCTGACAAGGCAGGGGTGGACTGAAAGGGACCTAATGCTCATTTAGCTGTGTGGCATGACTGAACCCGCACATCAGGGCTCTGCTCGTGCCTTTTCTCGGGCCAGGTGAACAAACCCTCCTTAAGCCATTTCCAACTACGCAAAAAGGCAACATTTCTCTCTATGCCTTTGTGAGGATGAACTTGTTTACCCCACATTTTGCTCTCTCATCGCCGTTTTCGGGACTCTCTTCACGTTCCTGCCCTGGTGATTTAAGGACCATTAGCGAGGAGGGTTTGAAATGCCAAGGGCAGGGGCCGAAAATCTGCGCTGCCATCAGCAAACAACTACTGCTGTGGCTAGGGAGGGAAGGAGCGGGAGAAATCCTGTTTTCAAACGACTGTGCCactgggagaaggaggagagcGATGCCTGGTTTGACTGCCCTTCGTGCAGGATCTATGGGGCTGCCTCAAGGACACACATgcagatatatagatatatatatgtaaatataagTACAGTTACACCGGTGGAATGagtattggaaaaaaaaatatatcaaccagaaaaaaaaccataaagGGAGACTTTCTATTCGGCCAACCTCAATAACAAAGGTCTAATGTATCTTGAAGGCGCTGACTTATTTTTACCAATTTGGTTTTCTACCAATTCAAGAAGAATTTGTAAAATACTTTAGTCCTGTCTGCATCCATGCCCCCAAACCAACTTCATCCACCTTTTTGCTTTGCACTCCAAGCCAGTGGTCAGCACTGATGGAGCCAGGCTGAAATCACTGGGGAAAATCCCACTGCTTCAAGGAAACCGAAATTCACCCACTGGCCCCAAACCCGCAAAAATCCACAGGCTCCCCAGCTGGGCCTGGAACATCCTCAGACACTTTCTGAGCTGCTGGTTcgtgctcctctcctgccagcacagagcagaccCTACAGGGGACACAGGTCTAAACCGGCTTCGAGCCACACTTTTGCCAATTGCTGAGTTTGACACTTTTGCCCAGACTCTGTTTTACACTTTtggctcagcagtgccaggcgTGGTCCCTCTTCATCCCCTCGGGGTCCACGGAGCAGCGCTGATGCCTGAGGGTTGCGGCCGCCCCGTGCCCTGCGGGCTCCTGCTGAGGGAACACGGCGGATGCTGACACGAGCTCCGAGAGCGCTCCAACAAGGGCATGTGAAACAAATCCCATTGGGGGATATTAAACCAGGGACGGCCCTGTCAGCTCAGGAAGTCCTTGGGATTCTAATTGTGGAGCTGGGAAAGTGGACTGGGAGAATCTCACAGAGTTCTTGCGCCTTCTGGTGCTTTTATCTCAGCTACTCTGTTGGCTCTGGCAGACGCTGCACCAGAGGCTGCACTTTGGTCTGAGCCAGCACAAGCATTTCTGTGATCCTACACTGCCCAAACTTTCCTTTAGCATTTTTGCCaaagtttctccttttttttttttttttttttttttttttccataatagCAATCGAGTCTTagggttgggattttttctgACTGCTGATGCCTGTTTGGGGACTTCCTCTCCCTTGAGCACAATAATCTGCACTAGTCTGCAATACACTTTTAACATGGGTTTGGCAAGCTTTGATTTCACCCAAATTCGTATCAGACCCTTCCAGGACATTCAatgatgtttgttttcttaaacagCAAAACCTCCTTTCTGAGAAGTTTCTTGCTAGCCCTGCCTGGAGTGTTCACCTGGCTCCTGGACTGACACAAAGTAACCGTGTCCCGGCTTATTCATTGACTGTCTTCTCAGTCAGTAAACAATTAACTTTACACAcgcagctctgcagcagtgaTGCAAATGGAATGATGCAGAAGGGTGGGAATACGGCTGTGAAAGGCAAAGGAATTTCCACAGAGAACTTTCTCAGCAACTTGGCTGATAGAGGCAGCAATAAACCAGCAACAATAGCAATAAAGGCAGACACGTCGTTCTGGTGGAGAAAGGAGCCATCCCTCCGCACAGAAAGGCAGATTATGGGCCTGGCCTGGGAGTTAGCAGTGATCTCTGAAAGGAAATCATTTAATGGCACGGCAGCAAAGGCATCTCAGCCatcagcaggaggaggcagggctgTTGTTTCATCTCCTGGAGCACATCAAAGGCTGCTCAAATCCCaaagccagccctgcagggattAAACGGAGAGGCttcactcagcagcagctctgtcatgGAAAGCAAATCCCTCCCTGTGCAGGGGAGCCTGCCAGGAGACACGTGTTCATGGAATTGCACCcaaagctctccctggagcccactggACAGGAGCCTGCGGCAGGACAGGCTCCCCTCAGGGGAGGAAAGCTCACACTGGAGCACACGTAGGATGCCCTGATCAAAGTGTCCGCGGGGAACTGGGGGACATCAGGGGCCAGAAAAGTAACACCAGTCCTGTCAACTTATGGAAAACTGGCGTGGAGAGAACGAAACCCCGGAGGGAGCTTGGGATTCTCTAACGTCTGGGAAATTGCTGCAGGAAAGTGGAAAGTATTTGTGAAAGAAATGAGAGGAGCTGAAGCTGAAATTCCTCTGGTTGTGGCTCcaacagaggaaagaaactctttggcagtgctgtggaaaGGAGCACCGAGAGGCCAGGACAGTAAGAGGAAATGGAGCTGGGTAATTGCAGCACAACATAAGTGCTGGCAGTCAGGAGAAAGCCCTGAAGGAGCTGGGCCAGTGGAAAAGATCAGCGTCTGAGGAGCTCTGAAGGCAAAACTAGAGAAAAGTGGAGACCGATCCTGGTGTGCCCTCGCTGTAAAACAGAGCCCAGATATTTTTGACATAACTCAAAAGCAAAGGTGGAAGTGAAACGAAGGCGAAGCTGTCACTAGTGCCAGGACTTGGCTCTGGATGCTCCAAAGGTGGAGCCTttcagggaaaggctgtgggtGCCTCTGCCACCCCACACTCAGCTGGGGACAAGCTCCTGGGGCCCAAaacctggcagctctgcccgAGAACATCTGGAGTGGGTCTGCAGACAAGCGGAGCAGCCAAATTCaccaggggctgggaaaggggcgCGGGCAGAGCCcggagcagctgagggctggTGAGGGTGCTGACAAAAACGGGAGGTGACTTCAGCTGCCAGTGGCTCCTTCGGGGGCAGTgaaggggagaaaggaaggtGAGATCAGCTGGGCAGTTTCTCCTGCTCAGTGTCTCTTTGCTTTGCAAACGGTGGCTGCTGCCCTTCGACAGACTCCGGCCCCAAGACACACacaaagcagaggaaatctATTTTTAGTCTCGACAAAGtgctagtaaaaaaaaaaaaaaaaaaaaaaaaaaaaaagggttcgAAAGACAACTGCTTCCTGTTTagggctggtgctgggaggGAGATCCTGCCAGGACACCGGggctgggcaggctggggagggcacaggggctgtgggcTGAGGAGGAGTCATCGGGCATGGAGACAAGGAAAGACTCCCGGCTCCCGCTagccccagggctggtggtCCCTGCCCGCATTCCCGAGGGAgggactcagcctctgccccgCTGGGATCCCGGCTGAGCTCAACAGCTGAGGTTAAAAGTCCCAAGAGATGTGATAGGCTGAGGAAACTGCGAAGTGCCGATCACACTCAGTCTCAGACTGGTGAAGATTTATCCCTCTGAAAATTCAGTACTTGGTAAACCCAGCCGGATTTACAGCAGGAGAGAAGGCTCCGTGCAGCCAGAGGGGCTTAAACCAATTAATCTCTTTATCTTCAAAGTGCTTTGGTGCTCCCACCAACAAACTACACGTGAGAGGTTAACTTAGGAACCCAAAATTAAACCCACGGCATTTCTTCAATGAACTTTCTCCAAGTCGGTTCTACTTCCTCTTTTTAAGACCCCAGCACTGACATTTTTGAtgacatttacatttttcaaaaggaagagAATTATCATTAGAAATCAGcttaaaatgcacatttttctatttaagaACAGCACAAACTGCAAACTCTTTCCGGGACagtttgtgtttcttctgctgcacCATTAAAAATCTATCCTGGATGTCAGCAGCTCATTATTCTGACAAGTGGCTTTACTTCCCCTTGTGCCTCTTCCACATCACACACACTCAAAAGGAGGAAGATGTGACAGTTTTTCTCCCGAAAACACAGACAGGAGGGTAGGGATGGCTCCCGTGGGTGGATTTGGTGACACACGGGatatttccagctccttcctggcacgcagcaaaagagaaaacacaaaggaaaagaagcatcCTGGtaacccaacaaacaaaatgctCGTTTTAATTTCTACCGGAGTTTCCACCAGGAAATGAAATCCTAAGAAGTGTGTGAAATTGCGACACTGTATTTGTGGAGAGAGGCGGagggggagcggggccgtgtCCCCCGCGGGCTCAGGTGAGGCCGGCGGAGACGTAGCCCAGGATCTGCACGGTGCTGGGGTAGCTCTTGCGCATCCCCATGCAGCGCTCCTGGTCGATGAACAGGGAGTTGTTCTTGACCACCAGGTCGTGCTCCAGGACGCCCTTGGAGCGCACCAGCATCTGCAGCATGTCCTCGGAGGCACGCAGGCACTGGTGCAGGTTCCGCAGCGTCTCGTTGATCTCGTTCACCTCCTGCACCAGACTGAGGAACAACGGGACCCCGTCAGAGCCCTCCACGGGGGTGGTGCCCACCCCAATGAGCCCCCTGGGCTCAGCgtttcccccagcagcacactCAGGGCTGACTCCAATCCCCACGCCATGGCATGCGAGGGCCGAGGGCAGAACTCCTCCCGACCTCCGTGGGGAGGAGTTTGTTCCACAACTCTGGAGATGCTCAGCCACGTCTGCCAGAGCAGCTCGTGTCACCAGGGACAAGGATGAGCAGCTGTGGTTTCCTTTTTCTGGCTGCGTTTGGGGCTTTGTAGATTCACCCTCCTGGTTTTCCCTGTGCAGGACACTGGGAGAGGCTAAAGGAGAATGTGGAACAAGTGGTGCTGAGACAATTCCAGGGCTGGGTTTAAATCACTTTGAAAAGGGAACTGTGCTCAGAGGGctcccaggaggagctgtgagctctgggtgcctcccagggctgctgctggtcaCTCCCTGGGTGCGATCCCCAAGTCCTTGACAGGATTCCCAGTGTGCCCAGCAAGGGAAGGACAGCTCCACATTGCACCCTTCCTTGGAGTTACCCAAAGGAAGGGGCTCAGTGCTCTCAGTCTCAGcctgtcacagaatcatggaatcattgaCCAGAAtctcagagtggtttgggtggaaAGGTCCCTAAAACCCATCCAGTGCcgcccctgccatggcagggacacctcccactctcccaggctgccccaatgtccaacctggccttgagcatgGCCAGAGATCCAGGGAtagccacagctgctctgggcaccctgtgccagccctgcccaccctcacagagaaggaTTACTTCCCAATGTCCATCTGCCCTCCCATCTCTGAGTTTAAAGCCACTgccccttgccctgtcactctctctcctttttctaaGCCTCCTTACGGTGCTGGAGGGCAACAGCAGGGAGGGTAAGAGGCTTATCCCTCAAAACTGAGCAGATGCAGCCACCAGCATGAGGCAGGAGAGAAGATGAGGTTTGCCCAGGTGGGAAAATTCCAGCCCCCGTGGGGTGGCATCGGGCTGGACCCAGCCATGGTGCCCAGCCTCTGTCAGGGTGCAGAGCTCTCCTGAGGCTGGGACACCTGCTCAGGGCTTCACATTGCACCAGGGAGCTTGCAGAAGGaatatttagggaaaaaaacatcccattttgtcctgcagagatgctgctgagtGACCCCCAGCCCGGCCTCACCGGAGCTGGGCAGCGTCCCGGCACAGCTCCACGTTGGGTCTCCTCGTGCGCTCGTCCAGCCGTGTCTGTGCCACCTTCAGCTGCGCCTCCTTGTCCCTTATGGTCTTCTGGATGACTTGGATCTTCGTCTCAATCTGGAAGATTTCCTGTCGTGTCTGGGGTGAAACAAACACAGGTATcaatgaaaaaatatcttctcaaGAGAAGACAtcattcccttttctcctccttgtgcagaaaaaaacctgagctCAACAAACAGCCCCTGGGCCCAGGCCTCACTGTAGCTCTGCCTCAGCAAGGCACAGATCCAGCAGAGTTTTCAGGGAAAATCTCTTTGCTCTTGCTGCCACATGAGAGGAGAGTTAGGAGCAGAGGAGGTTTAGGAGCAGTGATGGATCTACTGAATTACCAGCTTCCTAAAATTGCTGCTTGCAAGAATGGATCATCCATCAGCTAATACAGGGAGAGGTTTTAATGGCTCCTCATTTAAGAATGTGGCATCAGCCCCTAGTGCCGCAAACTTTGTCAGTCTGAGCCCTTCCCAGGAAGCTTCCCATGGGTCCCACTGGTCTGAGCCGGGTCCCACCACTGATCCCCCCTGCCTCTGTGCCcggcagagcagggcagggagcccaCGGATAAGTGGCTATTCCTTGGGAGGATGCTCATCACTCTCTACTCTCCCTGAGACCTGCTCAGGTCTcagtctctttctccaggcagcaactgacagaacgggaggacacagcctcaagctgcaccaagggaaatacaggttggatattaggaaaaggttttttacagaaagagcgataaagtactggaatggcctgcctggggaggtggtggagtcaccatccctggaggtgtttcaaaaagactggatgtggcacttggtgccatggtttagttgtgGTGTttgggctgggttggactcaatgatcttggagatctcttccaacctggtgattctgtgagtctgtgaattctgtgaattctgtgattctgtgaattccatgaattctgtgactctgtgattctgtgaattctgtgaattctgtgactctgtgattctgtgaattctgtggctctgtgagTTGGGTGACGGCGGCAGTGCGGGTGGGGTGGGTACCTTGGCCAGGTGTGTCTGGATCTTGCTCTTGGCGTTGGCGATCTCGGTGATGCGGCTGGTGAAGGCGTCGTTGACCTTGCTGAACTGGCGCCACATCTCATCGGCCGTGCCCATGAGCAGGCTCTCGGTGCTGGCGCGCAGCTTGGCCGAGGCGGCGCGTGCGCTCTGCGAGCGGAAGATGTTGTTGTCCGTGAACGTGGCCCACGTCTCCGGCACCGAGACCCTGCGGGGGGATAGCACAGTCCTTGGCAAAGCCGTGCTGCTGAGCCGCACTGTGCACACTGCTGCGGGGGAGATCTCTGCTCTGAGTTAAATCACACCCATGTGAAAGGTCTGGACCCCGTTGGTTTGGTGGTGTTCATCAAATGAGGGTGTGTTCACACAGACAGCTTGGGAAAGTTCAGATGAACAAAAAACAGAGATTCCAAGCAGATCTCTTATTTATGCCTTTGAGGCAGTAAGTGCCAAGGAATTCCCAGCCTCACAAGGGTACACAGATCACAACTAAGTCAATTCCTTCTGCTCATGGCTACCTCAGTCTCCCACTACATGAAACGAGCTTTAGATCTCACTCCATTCCCTGTCTGTGCATTTGGGATGAAGTTCCTGCCTGTGCAGTAGTCCAGAACAAAGTCAACAAAAGACTTAAATACCACATAAGCTCCATTTAAAGACTGCTGATTCTTAGCACATTTTACCCCACTCTGAATTTCAGCCTCAATCCTCTGCAATCCATTTGCCTGTCCAAATATGTCCGAACTCTACTGTGAATAATTATTCAAACTACTAGAGAAATTGTGTCAATCTGTGCCTCTCCATAAACTTCATGGGTTTGTGTGAGCAGCTTTATTCTCTCAGCCCTTTGCCACTTGGGCATCTCTCTGTGATGCTGGATTAGGTCACTGTTCATTTACTGCAGGGCCAAAGCTAAATTCCTGGCACCCAAAAGCAGCTGAACCCTGTCCCAGGACCAAGCTCCCATTTCTTGATTTTCTGGGTCATTTCAGCTCCCTGCGCGGCTCTCTCCATACAGGGGTGAGCCCACAGACTTTCCATCAGTGAGGAGCACTCAGGCAAGCACTGAGACATCTTTGAAAATATGCATGAACTTAATGAGCTGtgcagaggtgctgggctgAATTCATTTGCAGGCTGAGTTCTGAGCCCTGATCTAATGTTTAATTAGGCCAGGCTCGCTTTCTCCCACTGGGTGTTGGGTaccagctgagagcagagggcTCTTCTCCCCCTGGAGTGCCCAGAGGGAAACAACCCCTGGGAGGTGGGGGTCTCCAGGAGGGTTGGGTGTGCTTCAGAGAGGGCTGGGAAatgccagctccctgccaggcaggTTCTGTGCCTGCCAGGCCCCCCTGCTCACGTGGCATCGATCCTCTCCACGCCCTTGAAGAAGTGGAGGCCTCTGGATGTGTTCTTCATCTGGTAGCACTTGCTGTCGATGTGGTGGCCCAGCTGCTTGTCAGccaggtccttctccagctcctgccggGCCTCCTTGTTGCACCTGGCACACACCAACAGCAGCCTCAGGGGGGATGGAGGGTTGGGTGGAGGGGTGGGATGGAGGGGTGGGACAGAGGTGTGGGATGCAGGGGTGGGATGGTTGTCTGCCCACCCCGCTCCCCTCAGTGCCCCTGGAGCATCCCCGCCTGCCTcctccagagcctgcagggTTCTAACCCACAGggagggctctgctcagcacagcagcaaaagcacatcagccctgcagccctccttACATGAGCTGGGCATTCACCGTGTCCAGGCACTGCTGTAACCTCTCCCGGCAGGACCTGATGATCTTGATTTCCTGGGCAAAGGCAGAAGGAACCCATCAGCATCGGTGCTCAGACATCCTGGGCATTCCTCCCTCGTGCCTCTCCAGCCTCACACTCAGCAGAAACCTCCCTTTCCCCAAAGCAAACACGGGGTGCAGGCAGggaccccagccccagggcacccACTGGTGCAGctcagccagggacagggacaggaggggacaggaggggacaggaggggtcTGTGGTCACGGCCAGGGCCTCTGAAATCTCTTTCGGGGTGGGTTCCCAAGATTTTTCATCTTAACATCAatggccagggctgctctccattACAAGGACACAGGGCTGGATCCTGACCTGAATGGGCACAGTactgccctgggccagcagtgCCACACATCCCCAATCCCAGGGCATTTTCCTCCCCACAAGACATCCCATCCATATGGGACAAGGGGACTTTGGTGTAAGCCCCCAGTCAGTTCTAGGCAGGGTCCAGCTCCCCTGCAGGAAGGCTCGTGCTGCCCTCAGCTCCCTTGGCTGTAGCACAAGCCAATTGCACCCATGAAGGTCTCCAGGGACAGGTGATCACTGCTCCAAACCCAGGCATCTTCAATCCCTCCTgtctgcaggagccagctgaAAGCACAGCCTAAATGCATCCTAAACATTAACCCCCCAAATGGCATTATGGAGATACCAGCTCTGACAATTCCCTTCAACCCTCATGACCTTTAAActaatcttttaatttttcagggCCTGACTCATAACACAAAATCTTCTAAGGGAGCAGTGGCTTTGCAGACCCAGGGACTGCAATTTCCTCCCCACTTTTGTGAGCCTTTTGCAGTGATTATACTTTGCTGTACCCTGCATTAGGATCCCATTTGCTGTGCCATATTTGCTTTTAACTCATGATTTAGAGCAGCCTAAatgaaggcaggcaggagggcagaTTTCTATGATTTCTATCAAATCCACTGCCTGAGCACACCGTGCTGCAGCCActctgccctgagcagagcagagctgggggaagtgTAATTAATATCTTTAATTAGCCCAGCTAATCTGGCTGGGAAAGCAGACAAGCCATCAGGCACACCCTGCCCTCTCCAtcagagtgtgtgtgtgatacACAGAATGTGCCACAGATCCAGAGACAGAGCACATAAATAATGAGAGAGCACTGAGGAGGCAGTGAGGGAACAGGGCTGCCAAACTTGTTCAGGGGAGTTCAGGTAAAAATAACTCTGCCCCAGGAGGTGTGATGCCAGACTCACCTCTATGAGCTGTTTCTCCACGTCGTCACTGACCAGGTCGATGCCCATCCTCTTCTCCCGGTTGAGCAAACACTTGTGAGCAACCTGGTGGGGACATGTGGTGACatcagtgctggctgcagggacagggctcccTGCAGAGACAGTGCCCATGTCAGGgaatgcaggaaaagaaaataaacctgcGCACAAGATGGCAGCCTGGAAAAAGCTGCCCGAGGCAGCTGGGTTAGCTGACAACAGCAGCCGAGGGCAACATCAGAATGGAATCAAAGGGAGGGAActcagggtgtccccagggtgtcccccagggtgtccccagggcatCCCCAGGCCACCACAGCTGAATACAGGGACCCATGTCAGGCTTGGTGTTCACCTCTCCAGAGACCCAGAGCAGGACACGGGCTTTTGTGTCCCAAGCTAGATTTTGGATATAGAAATACTTGGTTAAACAAACAGTGCAGTGATGTGCTCAGTGTGTGCTGGGGGAGGATGCAGCACATGCAAGGGATTTGTTTATCACTGACTCAACTAATGGGCTCTTCAGGAAAACTTTCCAACCTTACAGAGCCGGGATGAGCTTTACGAGAGGTCTGAGTGGCTGCAGCTGTTTGGGCTGGGGGCTGCGGGGTCCTTACCTGGAAGGGGCCCTCGGTGTCGgccagggctctctccagccGTTTCTGCATGTCCGCCAGGGA
The sequence above is a segment of the Sylvia atricapilla isolate bSylAtr1 chromosome 18, bSylAtr1.pri, whole genome shotgun sequence genome. Coding sequences within it:
- the TEKT3 gene encoding tektin-3; this translates as MELYGYPLKAKFNQPRPPPPKVLPATSTMTGSCYNKTRMPYQPESFSMPWMPNSYYKAAALNPTLSPLTESFPGLPPAKMVPFVSERPDGVFSRHTLDDWHRSNMTNYKESETTRHNAERLRADLNRAIKDVYQQGKRSQGESTQNLGERVNDIEYWKSELCIELDAMIRETNSLADMQKRLERALADTEGPFQVAHKCLLNREKRMGIDLVSDDVEKQLIEEIKIIRSCRERLQQCLDTVNAQLMCNKEARQELEKDLADKQLGHHIDSKCYQMKNTSRGLHFFKGVERIDATVSVPETWATFTDNNIFRSQSARAASAKLRASTESLLMGTADEMWRQFSKVNDAFTSRITEIANAKSKIQTHLAKTRQEIFQIETKIQVIQKTIRDKEAQLKVAQTRLDERTRRPNVELCRDAAQLRLVQEVNEINETLRNLHQCLRASEDMLQMLVRSKGVLEHDLVVKNNSLFIDQERCMGMRKSYPSTVQILGYVSAGLT